Part of the Halobacteriovoraceae bacterium genome is shown below.
GAATTTATAAAAAGTGGTACTCGAAAACCAGTTGGAACAATTCTTTACGAGGCCGAGGTCATTCATGATGTAATTAAAAACACAGCAAAACTACTGCTCATCGATAAGTTTAGATTGTTTGGTATAAGTTATGGCTCATTTTTGGCCGCAATGGTTTCAACATTTAACGCTCAAGATGGAAGTCCTTATAATATTTTAGACACAACAATCATTTCACCACCTGTAAATATGGGGCATACCTTAGAAAACTTGGATGTTTTGGTTTCACAGACAAAAAAATACCATGGGGCCTCAGTTATTCAATCAGCAATTAACCTTTTCAAATTTTGTCAAAAAACATCACCTAGTGTTTATCGCAAAAAGGATCAAAACACGGCCAAGGGTCTAGTTGTCTCAGTGGGGTTTCATGGTGAACTTATAAACTCTGTCACTCTCTATGATGATTTAAAACATCTTAATATTGTCCCAAAGCGAAATTTGAAAATTTTGAGTTCAGTAGAAAGACAAAAGCTCACCCACTATGAATATTACCAGTATCAAAGAGAACGAAAGAAAGAGGTTGATATCTTTGACAATTGGGTTAAAAACTATAATTTTTCAAAATATTTCCACGACTTTGCTCCTGAAGCAAAAGAACAGATCACTAGTGATTTTGGCAGACTATCTTATTGGATTAATCAGTCCAAAGTTTTGGGATATGACAAATTTAGAATACTGATTGCTGAAGATGATTTTTTAAATTCGCAAGAAGATATTTATGAAGGATTTGAAGATGACTCTATATATCTAAGATTTGGTGGCCATTATGGTTTTCGAGATCAAAGTTGGTATTTTAATTTTCTTAAGGAGGCATATTTAAATTAGAATTATTTACTTGCTGTACTATATATTTTTATAATTCTTTTTGTATTTAGTTTATTAAACATCTCAACATAACTCAAAAAATGAGCTAGTATCCGGCCAAATTCATACTAAGCAAGAAAAATGAAACATAAAATATTTCTAAAATTTTTAACATTTTTTCTTTTAGTCTCCTCTTTATCTGCTCAAAATGTAGACCCTCTTTTTGGACTTGAAAACGAATTTTCAAAATTTAGTACAAAAATTCATGGCCCAATAATCTTATTGCCAAATATTGCAGCATTACCATTTGTCATTTTTTCAGATTTTGGATTAACTCTTGGAATTTCATCATTGGTCGTCACAATTTCTACCGGTGGATTTTTTCTGGGACAGACGTTAAATCGAAGAGCATTGGAAAAATACTATGAACATGCAAAAAAAAATGAGCAAAATTTAAATGTTGAAGTAGTGGGCAACCAAATAAAAATAATCAATTCGAATAAGTTCCATTTAATTGCAAAAAATGATTTTGGTGTCATCGAATTTAATAACTCTCCATCCACTGTTAGTTTTTTTAAAGAAAATATAGATTTCGTTGACGAATTCATGTTCAAAAAAACTAAAAATCTTAAGTTAGGTCCAAAAGGTTTTTTGAATTCAGGTCAAATACACATAGATTATGTCACTGGCCTTGAGGAAAACCCACAGCTCCTCATAGACTTCTTAGTTGATCTCACAAACCATCCAGGTCTGTATCGTGGCCCACTAAGCAGTAGCGACAAATTCACTTCAAAAGATCCACTTAGTAATATTAGAAAATTTCGAAAGGTTTTAAACTATTTTAATTCTCGAAAATCAAATTTTAAAAGAATAATAAGGTTACTAAAGGATGCTGGCCTTGGACGAGTTGGTGATGGGCATGCCTTTTCGTTAAGAAAAGAGAGTTTAGAGACTAGGTTTTGGCGTCCACAATATTCAGTGCATGAGATCATACTATTTTTAGATCTCATAAAAGCAAGATTAAATTATTTAAAAAAACACCCAAATCAAAAACTTAAACCACTCTTTCCAACTTATTTTACATACACCTACCATAAGCAAATGAAAAAATATGTTGAAGAATCAGGACTTGATTGGAATGAATATGAAAAAATTCTCCCTAGAAGTTGGATTAGACTTTTTAATTTTGAGAAGAAAATTGTTAATTATTGTCAAAAGCTTTTCAAAAGACATTGAAGAGTTTATCTAAAAAGCTAAGTCCAAGTCCAGAGAGTACGGGTATAGTAAGATTATCATCAATTTTTCCTGAAAAAAGTTCTGAAATTGCTCCTATTAGGCCACCTAAGAGACAAAAGTATGTTAACTCAACTGAAGGGCCTGTAAAAAAAAGCCCATAGGCCGTGGCAATAGCTGTGCAAGTGACAAAACAAGCAAAAGACCCTTGCCATGACTTTCCTGGAATTATCCGATCTTTACCATACAGTATTCCAAAATATGAAGATATCGGATCGGCAAAAACCAGAAAAAAAATGGATAAAATTGCCATTTTTTCATCATATAAAAAAAGTGATAGCGAAATACCTGAAGCATAATAAGGAACTCCGCTAAAAGAGTTTTTTTCTGACTCTCGCATAAAAGGTCCCATTATAAAAAAGACGTAGCGATTGATTTTGGGAAAATAAAGTCTAATAATATCTGTTGTTAAGGCCAAAAATGCACAAACAGCAGCAATTATTGCCCAGGTTATTTGGGGTAATGCAAATTCGTAGTAGATGCTTACAGCAGTAGAACCCATAACAATATGCCATATTTTTCTGGCCAGATGGAGGTCATTGCGTTTTTTAAATACTGGATCATATTTTAATTCCAAGATACTGCTCCTTACCTTAAAAGCTACTTTATTTACTTAGCTAAAAAAAGCAAAAATCCAACAAAAAAATACTTTGGATTATTATTAAATTTGAGACATAATATTAGGGTCCATGTTGTATTAAAACAGGACTATGTGACATTTTTACCAAGGATGATGGATTGTCCTCATTATTTTCCAACCAACAGTTCAATTCAAGACCACACATTGAAAATGTTCGCAAAAACAAGATACTTGCTATAGGTGGTGGTAAGGGTGGTGTTGGAAAAAGTTTAGTGACGGCCAATATTTCAATATGTCTTGCGTTAATGGGTTTTAAGGTTGTAAGTATTGACCTCGACTTAGGAGGGGCAAATTTACATACATGTCTAGGAGTTCCCGTTCCCGATAAAACATTAACTGACTATGTTTCAAAAAAAACGGCCGATTTGAATGAACTTTGTGTTCCAACGGCCATTGATAATCTGTCAATTATTAGTGGGGCCCAAGATGATCTTGGTATTGCTAATCTTAAGCAAATCCAAAAAAGTAAAATACTAGCGAAGCTAGGAGAATTAAATGCTGATTACGTCATCTTAGATCTTGGTGCAGGGACAACTTTCAATACTATCGATTTTTTTATTTCTGCAGATCAGGGAATTCTTATTGCACTACCTGAACCTACTTCAATAGAGAACACTTATCGTTTTATCAAATCAGTTTTCCATAGAAAATTAAAAACAGCAGAAGAATTATTAGAAATTGGACCTCTTATCGATCAGGCCATGAATAGTAAGATTTCTGAAAATATGGCACCTGTAAATTTAGTTCAAAAAGTAATTGAGATAAATCCCATTATGGGTCAAAAACTCAAAAATGAGATCACGCGTATTACTCCTAAATTAATCATCAACCAGGTAAGAACACAAGCAGACATAGATATTGGTTTTTCGATGAAAATAATTTGTAAAAAGTATTTTGGTATGGATTTAGATTATGTTGGTTATCTAGATTATGATGCAACCGTATGGCAATCTGTTAAAAAAAGAAAACCACTTTTAATGGAGTATCCAAACTCAACTCTCGTGGCAAACTTTGACCGCATAGTGCATAGAATATTGGATGTCTAATGATGGAAGATTTTAATAGTGCCACAAATTATTACGAAGTTCTTGAAGTACCTACAGATGCTGGCCCTGATGAAATTCATCATGGTTATATACGTGCAAAGAATGCTTATTCGCAAGATTCTCTGGCCCTTTATTCTTTGATGTCACAAGATGAATGTCAGAAGATGGTTGAAAAAATTGAAGAGGCCTATCATATCATTAGTGATCCGGTGAAAAGAAAACTTTATGATGAGGCCAAGGGGTTAAATCAACATTTGAAATGTGACTCCACATTGCATTCAAATAAAATGATCAACACTCCTCCTTCTAGTACACATCAAGAGGCCAATGCTCAAGAATTAGGAATTAATGAAACAAGTCATAAAATTCAAAAAATTGTGGCCAGTAAGAAATTTTCCCTTGATTACAAAATCAATCAAGAATTTGAAGATGAAATTGAAAAAGCAAGTGAATATACTGGAGAATTTCTTCAGAAGATTCGAGAATATAAAAATGTTGATATTTTGCGAATGTCTGAAATGACGAAAGTTTCTAAAACTTACATTAGATTTATTGAGGAAGAGACTTACGATAAATTACCAGCACTAGTTTATGTGAGAGGCTTTGTGTATCAAATAGCAAAGTGTCTGAAACTCAATCCTGATCTTGTTGCCAACTCTTATCTTGCCAGAGCTAAAAAAATAAAAGAATCTTAGGCACATGGAGATAATAGATTACGGTTCTGATGAAATTGAAGACACTTTTTCGATTCTCATTACGAGTGAACACCATAAACAATTTAAAAGATTAGATCAATTGCTTGCAAGTCTGACAGATTTAAGCCGGTCTGTTGTTAAAAATTTATTTGAAAAGGGACTCGTTTTTTGCGAACAAAGTAAAATTGAGTTAAAAAAACTTCCACAAGTCGGAAGTACAATTATTGTTCAAATCCCTCCGGCCGCACCTTCAAGTGCACAACCAGAAAATATCCCTTTGGAAATTTTATTTGAAGATGAATATTTGGCCATTATTAATAAACCAGCTGGTATGGTGACTCACCCTGCACCTGGTAATTACACGGGAACATTGGTTAATGCAGTTTTACATCACTGTCCAAATTTAAGGGGTGTGGGAGAGGAAAAACGTCCTGGAATTGTACATCGACTTGATAAGGGTACAAGTGGAGTAATGGTTGTGGCCAAAGAGCAAAAATGTCATGAAGGTTTGGTTCAGCTTTTTTCAAGACATGATATTATCAGAAAGTATCAATGCCTAGTAGTTGGCAATAAAGTAGATCCATCAGGTAAACTTGAGGGAAATATTGGCCGACATCCCCAAAATAGGCTCAAAATGGCCATAACAGAAAAAGGCAAGCATGCGGTAACTTATTATAGAGTTATAAATTATTTTGATCGATTTTCGCATCTTGAAATGACGCTCGAAACTGGAAGAACTCATCAAATCAGGGTTCACTTAAGTTCAATATTAAAGAGACCTATTCTTTGTGATCCCTTATATGCGAATCCATTGGATCAATTGAAAAACCTAGGGCCTCAAATTCAAAAAATTTTAAAAGATTATCCCTATCCACTCTTACATGCTAAGGTTTTAGGTTTTGTTCATCCAATAACTAAAAAAGAGCTCTATTTTGAAACTGAGCTTCCTGGAATCTTTCAAAGTGTGTTAGATTGCATATAAAGGGGGAATTTTGAATTCAATTTATGAAGAAGAATATTCTTTTGGAAAATTTCAGACATTTTCATCAAAACCAGAAATGGACTTTTACGAAGTGAAGCAAGTTCATGGAAATAAAGTTGTATGTGCATCGGAGCTAACATTAAATAGTCCTGAAATAGAAGCAGATGGGATTATTTGTTATATTGATAAACTTGTCCCAATGTGCATTAAAACTGCTGATTGTACGCCTTTATTAATAAAGGGAGAGCTCGGCGTGGCCATGTTACATGTTGGTTGGAAAAGTTTAAATCAACATATAATTTTGCAAGAAGAAATTAGAAAACTGCGTCCACAGATTTTTTTATTGGGACCGCATATTTCTCAAGAAAACTATGAGGTATCTGAAGATTTTAAATTAATTTTTCCGGATGAAGATAATTACAGGGCCATAAATAACAAACTATATTTCTCTTTGCACAATGAAATATCAAGACAAATTAAGCTCAACTTTGATAAAGCTGCGATTTATCACAATGCACCATGTACATATAGTAATCCTCTATTACATTCTTTCAGAAAAAATAAAACAGATAAAAGAAATTATAATCTATTTATTCCTCGAAACTAACCATAATGATTTTATTGATGTATCATTTTGCCCAAAACTAATTAAGGAATGCATATGACGGTAAGACAGGACGATGAACTTTTAACGACTAAACTAGATAAATGGCATGTTTTTGTCATATCAAGTGCTATTGGAATGATTGCAACCTCAACCTATCTTACTAATCATTATTTTGATTTTTATTTTTCAGGAAATCTAGGGGGAGGAAGTTTATGTGATATAAATTCTTTCTTCAGTTGCGACACTTCTACAAGTTCTCCGCTATCAAATATCGCGGGTGCTCCAATTTCTATCGTGGGAATCTTTTTGGGTATTGTTTTATTAATTGGATCGTTATTTCCCAATCGAGAATTTGAAAGATCTCATTACTTTATATTATTAATCAATGCATTAGGATGTTTATTTCTTTTTTGCTATTCACTTTTCATCCTTGGAGGACTTTGTCCATTTTGTACAATTTATTATTTATTCTCCGGTCTGGCCTTTTATGCATTTTATAAAAAAAGTACTTTTGGCAAACCTAATTTTATCATCCTCGTCGTGTATGCGTTTATACTATTAAGTGCAGGAGGGCTGGCCAAGTATTTTTTTGATAAAGATGCTTCAAAACTAGATCAATTAGCATCTTCACTGCTAGAACAGTACAATAAACTTCCTAATCTTGGGTTGCCTGAGCTTGAGTCTCCTCATAGGATTGCCAGTTCTTTTCAAAATTTTGCAGATGCACCAATTCAAATTAGTGTTTTTTCTGATTTCCAATGTCCATCATGCAAGATGTTATCAGAAATGCTCCATCCATTAAGCAGACAATTCAAAGACAAAATTAATATTCAGTATTATTTTTATCCACTTGATTTCAATTGCAACCCTGAAATGAAACAACAATTGCATCCCTATGCCTGCCAAGCAGCATATATAGCTCATTGTTCAGGTGAAAAATTTAGTGAAGTTCATGACCAAATATTTTCTGATCAGGCCCAACTTTCAAATGATTATTTAGAAGATCTTTCAAAAAAATATAATGTTGAAGAATGTGTCAAATCGCCACAAACCAAAGAGTCTGTAGTTAAACTTATTGAGCAAGGAAGAACCTTTAACGTGAAGTCGACTCCGACAATGTTAGTTAATGGAGTGAAAATAGAAGGAGCACTTCCAATTAATCAATTTAAAATTATTTTAAATTATCTTGTTGAGAAAAATGGCAAAAAATAAAAGGGAGTTAATACTACCTACTCCCGTCATAGATACTCATTGCCATCTCGACTATCTTAAAGAGAAAGAGCTATGTGATATTTTAGCTGAATCTCATAGGGTTGGTGTAGAAAAAATAATTACTATTTCCGTTACTCCTGAAAATCTAGACCATGCCTATCGACTGGCAAGTGAGAATAACGATATTTACTGTTCTCAGGGAATTCATCCCCACAATGCAAAAGACTTTACCTTACAAGTTAAGGAAAAAATAGCGCATCATTGTAGCAATCAAAAAGTAGTGGCCATTGGTGAGATTGGTCTAGATTACTATTACAATAATTCACCTAGAGAAAAACAGATTACAGCTTTCGAAGAGCAAATTCAACTTGCGAGTGATTTAAACTTGCCCGTCATAATTCACTCTAGGGATGCTGATGATGACATGATCTCAGTTTTAAAAAACTTTTCAAATAAACTTATTTGCAAAGGAGTTATTCATTCATTTACTTCTACTCGAAAACTAGCACAATATTGTTTGGAGGATGGATATTATCTCGGTTTTAATGGAATTATTACCTTTAATAAAGCTGATAATGTTAGAGAAATTGTTCAGATGACTCCAATTGATAAAATTTTATCAGAAACAGATGCTCCTTTTTTAACCCCTACACCCTATAGAGGAGTAGAAAATTCTCCTTATTATTTGCCTTTTGTTATTGAAAAAATATCTGAACTTAAAGAACTAAATATTGATGAAATGAGTTTGATCACCACAGAAAATGCAAAAAAATTATTTCAAAAAATCTTATAAGAAATCAATTTCACCTTTATATACTTTTTGTAAATACATCAGTTCATCATTTGCATATCTTATGAAGCAGTCATAGTAGTACAATTGTCTTCCTGAGCCTCCTTCATAAATGCTGGTTTCAAACATACATTTCTTTTTTGCAAAAATATTCCATGCATTTAAATAAGGAGAGAAAGTATTTTTATATTCAGGCATTTTTTCGTAGATAAGACTACCTTGATAATTTAGTTTCTGTGCATAAATCGCTGCTGATTGCTTTACAC
Proteins encoded:
- a CDS encoding P-loop NTPase codes for the protein MSSLFSNQQFNSRPHIENVRKNKILAIGGGKGGVGKSLVTANISICLALMGFKVVSIDLDLGGANLHTCLGVPVPDKTLTDYVSKKTADLNELCVPTAIDNLSIISGAQDDLGIANLKQIQKSKILAKLGELNADYVILDLGAGTTFNTIDFFISADQGILIALPEPTSIENTYRFIKSVFHRKLKTAEELLEIGPLIDQAMNSKISENMAPVNLVQKVIEINPIMGQKLKNEITRITPKLIINQVRTQADIDIGFSMKIICKKYFGMDLDYVGYLDYDATVWQSVKKRKPLLMEYPNSTLVANFDRIVHRILDV
- a CDS encoding helix-turn-helix domain-containing protein encodes the protein MEDFNSATNYYEVLEVPTDAGPDEIHHGYIRAKNAYSQDSLALYSLMSQDECQKMVEKIEEAYHIISDPVKRKLYDEAKGLNQHLKCDSTLHSNKMINTPPSSTHQEANAQELGINETSHKIQKIVASKKFSLDYKINQEFEDEIEKASEYTGEFLQKIREYKNVDILRMSEMTKVSKTYIRFIEEETYDKLPALVYVRGFVYQIAKCLKLNPDLVANSYLARAKKIKES
- a CDS encoding RluA family pseudouridine synthase; its protein translation is MEIIDYGSDEIEDTFSILITSEHHKQFKRLDQLLASLTDLSRSVVKNLFEKGLVFCEQSKIELKKLPQVGSTIIVQIPPAAPSSAQPENIPLEILFEDEYLAIINKPAGMVTHPAPGNYTGTLVNAVLHHCPNLRGVGEEKRPGIVHRLDKGTSGVMVVAKEQKCHEGLVQLFSRHDIIRKYQCLVVGNKVDPSGKLEGNIGRHPQNRLKMAITEKGKHAVTYYRVINYFDRFSHLEMTLETGRTHQIRVHLSSILKRPILCDPLYANPLDQLKNLGPQIQKILKDYPYPLLHAKVLGFVHPITKKELYFETELPGIFQSVLDCI
- a CDS encoding polyphenol oxidase family protein, with amino-acid sequence MNSIYEEEYSFGKFQTFSSKPEMDFYEVKQVHGNKVVCASELTLNSPEIEADGIICYIDKLVPMCIKTADCTPLLIKGELGVAMLHVGWKSLNQHIILQEEIRKLRPQIFLLGPHISQENYEVSEDFKLIFPDEDNYRAINNKLYFSLHNEISRQIKLNFDKAAIYHNAPCTYSNPLLHSFRKNKTDKRNYNLFIPRN
- a CDS encoding thioredoxin domain-containing protein; this encodes MTVRQDDELLTTKLDKWHVFVISSAIGMIATSTYLTNHYFDFYFSGNLGGGSLCDINSFFSCDTSTSSPLSNIAGAPISIVGIFLGIVLLIGSLFPNREFERSHYFILLINALGCLFLFCYSLFILGGLCPFCTIYYLFSGLAFYAFYKKSTFGKPNFIILVVYAFILLSAGGLAKYFFDKDASKLDQLASSLLEQYNKLPNLGLPELESPHRIASSFQNFADAPIQISVFSDFQCPSCKMLSEMLHPLSRQFKDKINIQYYFYPLDFNCNPEMKQQLHPYACQAAYIAHCSGEKFSEVHDQIFSDQAQLSNDYLEDLSKKYNVEECVKSPQTKESVVKLIEQGRTFNVKSTPTMLVNGVKIEGALPINQFKIILNYLVEKNGKK
- a CDS encoding TatD family hydrolase; its protein translation is MAKNKRELILPTPVIDTHCHLDYLKEKELCDILAESHRVGVEKIITISVTPENLDHAYRLASENNDIYCSQGIHPHNAKDFTLQVKEKIAHHCSNQKVVAIGEIGLDYYYNNSPREKQITAFEEQIQLASDLNLPVIIHSRDADDDMISVLKNFSNKLICKGVIHSFTSTRKLAQYCLEDGYYLGFNGIITFNKADNVREIVQMTPIDKILSETDAPFLTPTPYRGVENSPYYLPFVIEKISELKELNIDEMSLITTENAKKLFQKIL
- a CDS encoding DUF1311 domain-containing protein, which gives rise to MKLLVMCLLPFYIFADEPKNKLHKCFDADLLASERLECVKQSAAIYAQKLNYQGSLIYEKMPEYKNTFSPYLNAWNIFAKKKCMFETSIYEGGSGRQLYYYDCFIRYANDELMYLQKVYKGEIDFL